The Electrophorus electricus isolate fEleEle1 chromosome 19, fEleEle1.pri, whole genome shotgun sequence genome has a segment encoding these proteins:
- the gba3 gene encoding cytosolic beta-glucosidase isoform X1 produces the protein MSLSKDVSVEVFAADFAWGASTAAYQVEGRSACGAWDLDGRGPSIWDIFSHTKGRVFEDQNGDVACNSYRLWDEDLRCIQHLGLTHYRFSFSWSRLLPDGTTNYVNPKGVAYYNKVINDLTGKAITPMVTLNHFDLPQALEHRGGWKSPEIVDVFDSYARFCFKTFGDRVKFWITLNEPQIYAKLGYEDGLFAPGVKEKGSALYLVGHNMLRAHARVWHSYHAHFRHLQRGKVSIALNSDWAMPSDPGCPEDVAAAQRYMDFSLGWFACPVFCTGDYPESMRSRIEARNLELDFVDGQRLPKFSEDEPTVLGTADFFALNYYTSRKVKQASPRPGELSFAADQGAERTTDPSWPICGVSWLAVFPEGLRKLLSYIKETCNNPAIYITENGFAQMGPVELEDLDRCQFYRDTLQEVSKAIRDDGVNVKGYFAWSLLDNFEWTHGFSVRFGLFHVDFSRDERSRTVYRSGREYAAVVARHRGHTKFSKD, from the exons ATGTCCCTTTCTAAAGACGTATCTGTAGAAGTCTTTGCAGCCGACTTTGCATGGGGAGCCTCAACAGCTGCTTACCAAGTCGAAGGTAGATCTGCATGTG GGGCCTGGGATCTGGATGGTAGAGGTCCCAGCATATGGGACATTTTCTCTCATACTAAAGGCAGGGTATTTGAGGACCAGAATGGAGATGTGGCCTGTAACAGCTACCGGCTGTGGGACGAAGACCTGAGGTGCATCCAGCACTTGGGACTCACCCACTATCGCTTCTCTTTTTCTTGGTCACGGCTTCTTCCTGATGGAACCACAAATTATGTCAATCCAAAAG GTGTTGCATACTACAACAAAGTGATTAATGACCTAACAGGTAAAGCTATTACACCAATGGTCACTCTGAACCACTTTGATCTGCCTCAGGCCCTAGAGCACCGTGGGGGATGGAAGTCTCCTGAGATTGTGGATGTTTTTGACTCGTATGCTAGGTTTTGCTTCAAAACCTTTGGAGACAGGGTGAAGTTTTGGATTACACTGAATGAGCCTCAGATATATGCCAAACTGGGATACGAGGATGGCCTTTTTGCACCAGGCgtgaaagagaaagggagtgcCCTTTACCTGGTGGGCCACAACATGCTGCGTGCCCATGCTCGAGTCTGGCACAGTTACCATGCCCACTTCAGACATCTGCAGAGAGGGAAAGTGTCCATAGCTCTGAACAGTGACTGGGCCATGCCATCAGACCCAGGCTGTCCTGAGGATGTAGCAGCTGCACAGCGATACATGGActtctctctgggctggttCGCCTGCCCTGTGTTCTGCACAGGGGACTACCCAGAGTCCATGAGGTCCAGGATTGAGGCCAGGAACTTGGAGCTAGACTTCGTGGATGGCCAGCGGTTGCCAAAGTTTTCTGAGGATGAGCCCACGGTCTTGGGCACAGCAGACTTCTTTGCCCTGAATTACTACACATCGCGGAAAGTGAAGCAAGCGAGCCCTCGACCCGGTGAGCTCAGTTTCGCAGCAGACCAGGGAGCAGAGCGAACAACAGATCCATCATGGCCGATATGTGGGGTTTCCTGGCTCGCCGTGTTTCCTGAGGGACTGCGGAAGTTGCTAAGCTACATAAAG GAGACCTGCAACAATCCAGCCATATACATCACTGAAAATGGCTTTGCACAGATGGGACCCGTTGAACTGGAAGACCTTGACCGCTGCCAATTTTATCGGGATACTCTACAGGAAGTGTCCAAAG CTATCCGAGACGATGGCGTGAATGTAAAAGGCTATTTTGCCTGGTCTCTCCTGGACAACTTTGAGTGGACGCATGGCTTCAGCGTACGATTCGGCCTCTTTCACGTGGACTTCTCCAGAGACGAGCGGAGCCGCACTGTTTACCGCTCTGGTAGAGAGTATGCAGCTGTGGTGGCCAGACATCGCGGCCACACCAAGTTCAGCAAGGATTGA
- the gba3 gene encoding cytosolic beta-glucosidase isoform X2 translates to MSLSKDVSVEVFAADFAWGASTAAYQVEGAWDLDGRGPSIWDIFSHTKGRVFEDQNGDVACNSYRLWDEDLRCIQHLGLTHYRFSFSWSRLLPDGTTNYVNPKGVAYYNKVINDLTGKAITPMVTLNHFDLPQALEHRGGWKSPEIVDVFDSYARFCFKTFGDRVKFWITLNEPQIYAKLGYEDGLFAPGVKEKGSALYLVGHNMLRAHARVWHSYHAHFRHLQRGKVSIALNSDWAMPSDPGCPEDVAAAQRYMDFSLGWFACPVFCTGDYPESMRSRIEARNLELDFVDGQRLPKFSEDEPTVLGTADFFALNYYTSRKVKQASPRPGELSFAADQGAERTTDPSWPICGVSWLAVFPEGLRKLLSYIKETCNNPAIYITENGFAQMGPVELEDLDRCQFYRDTLQEVSKAIRDDGVNVKGYFAWSLLDNFEWTHGFSVRFGLFHVDFSRDERSRTVYRSGREYAAVVARHRGHTKFSKD, encoded by the exons ATGTCCCTTTCTAAAGACGTATCTGTAGAAGTCTTTGCAGCCGACTTTGCATGGGGAGCCTCAACAGCTGCTTACCAAGTCGAAG GGGCCTGGGATCTGGATGGTAGAGGTCCCAGCATATGGGACATTTTCTCTCATACTAAAGGCAGGGTATTTGAGGACCAGAATGGAGATGTGGCCTGTAACAGCTACCGGCTGTGGGACGAAGACCTGAGGTGCATCCAGCACTTGGGACTCACCCACTATCGCTTCTCTTTTTCTTGGTCACGGCTTCTTCCTGATGGAACCACAAATTATGTCAATCCAAAAG GTGTTGCATACTACAACAAAGTGATTAATGACCTAACAGGTAAAGCTATTACACCAATGGTCACTCTGAACCACTTTGATCTGCCTCAGGCCCTAGAGCACCGTGGGGGATGGAAGTCTCCTGAGATTGTGGATGTTTTTGACTCGTATGCTAGGTTTTGCTTCAAAACCTTTGGAGACAGGGTGAAGTTTTGGATTACACTGAATGAGCCTCAGATATATGCCAAACTGGGATACGAGGATGGCCTTTTTGCACCAGGCgtgaaagagaaagggagtgcCCTTTACCTGGTGGGCCACAACATGCTGCGTGCCCATGCTCGAGTCTGGCACAGTTACCATGCCCACTTCAGACATCTGCAGAGAGGGAAAGTGTCCATAGCTCTGAACAGTGACTGGGCCATGCCATCAGACCCAGGCTGTCCTGAGGATGTAGCAGCTGCACAGCGATACATGGActtctctctgggctggttCGCCTGCCCTGTGTTCTGCACAGGGGACTACCCAGAGTCCATGAGGTCCAGGATTGAGGCCAGGAACTTGGAGCTAGACTTCGTGGATGGCCAGCGGTTGCCAAAGTTTTCTGAGGATGAGCCCACGGTCTTGGGCACAGCAGACTTCTTTGCCCTGAATTACTACACATCGCGGAAAGTGAAGCAAGCGAGCCCTCGACCCGGTGAGCTCAGTTTCGCAGCAGACCAGGGAGCAGAGCGAACAACAGATCCATCATGGCCGATATGTGGGGTTTCCTGGCTCGCCGTGTTTCCTGAGGGACTGCGGAAGTTGCTAAGCTACATAAAG GAGACCTGCAACAATCCAGCCATATACATCACTGAAAATGGCTTTGCACAGATGGGACCCGTTGAACTGGAAGACCTTGACCGCTGCCAATTTTATCGGGATACTCTACAGGAAGTGTCCAAAG CTATCCGAGACGATGGCGTGAATGTAAAAGGCTATTTTGCCTGGTCTCTCCTGGACAACTTTGAGTGGACGCATGGCTTCAGCGTACGATTCGGCCTCTTTCACGTGGACTTCTCCAGAGACGAGCGGAGCCGCACTGTTTACCGCTCTGGTAGAGAGTATGCAGCTGTGGTGGCCAGACATCGCGGCCACACCAAGTTCAGCAAGGATTGA